The following proteins are co-located in the Triticum aestivum cultivar Chinese Spring chromosome 1A, IWGSC CS RefSeq v2.1, whole genome shotgun sequence genome:
- the LOC123102824 gene encoding glutathione S-transferase 4, with protein sequence MSPAVKVYGWAVSPFVARALLCLDEAGVDYELVPMSREAGDHRKPDFLGRNPFGQVPVLEDGDLTLFESRAIARHVLRKHKPELLGSGSPDSAAMVDVWLEVEAHQHHPAAAAIFVQCIVSPLLGGAPDQAVVDENVAKMRKVLEVYEARLSASTYLAGDDISLADLSHFPIMRYFMQME encoded by the exons ATGTCGCCGGCGGTGAAGGTGTACGGGTGGGCGGTGTCGCCGTTCGTGGCGCGCGCTCTGCTGTGCCTGGACGAAGCCGGCGTCGACTACGAGCTCGTCCCCATGAGCCGCGAGGCCGGCGACCACCGCAAGCCGGACTTCCTCGGCCGGAACCCCTTCGGCCAGGTCCCCGTCCTCGAGGACGGCGACCTCACCCTCTTCG AGTCCCGCGCGATCGCGAGGCACGTGCTGCGCAAGCACAAGCCGGAGCTGCTGGGCTCCGGCTCGCCGGACTCCGCGGCGATGGTGGACGTGTGGCTGGAGGTGGAGGCCCACCAGCACCACCCCGCGGCCGCCGCCATATTCGTGCAGTGCATCGTGTCGCCGCTCCTGGGCGGCGCGCCGGACCAGGCGGTGGTGGACGAGAACGTCGCCAAGATGCGGAAGGTGCTGGAGGTGTACGAGGCGCGGCTGTCGGCCTCCACGTACCTCGCCGGGGACGACATCAGCCTCGCCGACCTCAGCCACTTCCCGATCATGCGCTACTTCATGCAGATGGAGTAG